The sequence GACTCACCAGTGGAACCCAAGGAGAAAGATGATAAACAAGGACTCGGTTTCAAGAGGAAGATGTATAATGGATTCTGGATGTTTGTTGATATGGCTAGCGGAAGGTACCTTTGGAGAAATCTCAAGGCGATATGAAGTCAATGAACAAGATAGAAAAGCAAACGCTCTTTTGATGCACAAACAAAGTAATAGTAATAGCTCTTTCTTTCCTCGTAGCCCATAAATTTTGTAATCTAATTACTAGTTGAATATGAAACAAAAGCAAAAACGAAGAAcaattctttttaattttctatatcctcaatcatattattttaactCACTCATATCGTATTTAATCATTCAAAGGAGAAACACTAccttcaaaaactaaaaaattacctcctaaaaaaaaaagaaaaaaaactaaaaaattacaaatcaaaCAATtgtatcagaaaaaaaaaattgtatcagAAGCTTTAGTCATATGCCATGTTCAAAAACGCGGCTTAGGCGGCCGGATACTCGCCGGAAAAGCGCGTTGCGGCCAGGAACCGCCGCGATTTGGCTTTGGGCGGTCAGTTACTCGGAAAAGTTGAAGAAATCAGTATTCTGGTGATTTGAAGTCTGTAGTTAAGTGTTTCACAATAGATTTGTTATATATTGTTTGAAACTTATGAGATTTGCAAGAAAAACCATGAAAATCGCAACAAAAAACGAACTAGCGGCTGAAGTTTTGTCTGAAAATTCGCAGGTTTAAGGTAGGAGACGGGGTTATTTTCGTCATTTTGCTTTCATTTAACCTAAAACGTTACAAAATGGAATAAAAAGAGCTCTCCTTTACTCGAACTCATGACCTGTAAGGAGTAATAAATGCGTCTAGCCACTGAACCATGCAAGATTATTTTTctagtttacatatttaaaatataaacccataaatgtatataaataatctaaaattaCGCCCCGATTAATCCCCGTATAATCTCCGATTAATTGATTCGGCGCTAGGCCCTACCCAACCGCACGCGTTACGCCTAGCGTAGTTTCGAACATGGGTCATATGTAAGAAAGTAACCGAGTTAAAGAGGATCTTTCACCTCCTGCACACCAAGCTCTTATGAATCAACTAAAATTAGCTTTTGAATTAGctctcaaaatttattaaaagcaCTATTTCTGTTGCCTTGTAATAAAAGTCAGCTTAACACACAAAAGCTCTTTCTTTTCTCATATCCcacaaattttgtaatttagctagttgaatatgaaaacaaaagcaaaaaatGAAGAACAATTCTTTGTAATTTTCTATATCCTCAATCGTTTTATTTTAACTCAGTCATATCGTATTTAATCATTCAAACTTGAGAAGTTATTTAATCTCACTTGGCACAACCCAAAGAAGAAACCACTAccttcaaaaactaaaaactacaaATCAAACCAGAAGCATTACTCATATGTAAGATTGTAACTGAGATAAAGAGAATCTTTCACCTCCTGCACACCAAGATCTTTTGAATCAACTAAAGAAAAGCTTTTGAATTAACTCTCAAAATTGATTAAAAGCCCTGTTTCTGTTGCCTTGCAAAAAAAGTCATTACACAGTAATGGGCCTATTATATGGGCCGAGTTAATTATTaggttaaaaaaaacaaagaaaaagccCGCTCAGGTGCTGAGAGAGGGAGATATTTCCTTAAAAAGTGAAAAGTTTTAGAAACGAACCGGCACGCGTTTCTCTCTGCTTCTCCTCTGTGGCGTATATTCCCATAGTGAGTGAGAGAGTAGAATACTCAAAGCTCTCTCCTTTTCGACCTTTCTTCGTCGAATCTGCAACATACGCTCTCTCTTCGTCGGAGTAAGGGTTCTCGAATCTTCTTTCCAGTTTTGTTCTTCGTCCTGAAACCCCCACCGGATCCGATTTTCCGACATTCGTTTGGGGATTTAAGCTGCATTTTATCGTTTCCCCTAGCTTCTGTCGTAGATTGTCTCTCTCTTTGTGTTTCGTCTTGTTGTCTGCTCGAATCTGTTCTTTTTGCATGttagggttttgtttttttatttccaGAAAAGGATGTGAAAAGACAAAAGCTTTGTCCTTTTTCATCTGTCCGAAGCTATTAATggctttttttttacattgttTCGTTCTTTGTTCCAGGGACTTTTGGTGTAATGGCTGCTACAGCTACTGCTTCGACGATTCGTTACGCGCCTGAGGATCCTAACCTCCCTAAGCCGTGGAAAGGTCTTGTGGATAGCAGAACCGGGTACTTGTACTTTTGGAACCCTGAGACCAATGTTACTCAGTACGAGAGACCTCCTGGTTTAGCTCCTCCCAAACCTTCTCCTGCTCCTCCTGTAAGCTCTTCGGTTCAGGCTCAGCAACAACCTTCCTCTGGGTTCAGTTCTGGAAAGGATGAGGATAAGTATACTAAGGGCAGTGATGGGCCTAAGACTGACTCTGGATCAAGGTTCAGTGAGGTACTGATGATTTATTATACCTTTGATTTATATTTGCTTGCCGCATTGTATTTATATCCCTCTTTTGTTTGAGACAGGCAAGCAGAAGTGGACCTGTGAATTCAAGTAACGCTGCCAGTGGACTAGGGAATGCTTCGTCTGGTGGATCGTCTGCCGTAGTGCCTCCTCCTTCGGCTGCAGCGATTGAAAAAATGTCTCCAGAGGCTTATTGCCGCCGCCATGAAATTACTGTCACTGTTAAGTATTCTTGAGTCTCTCTTCATTTAACCATAAGTTTCTATCCATTACTGACTCTGGTattcattttttaattcttGCTAGGGAGGCCAAGTACCACCACCTCTAATGTCTTTTGAAGCCACTGGTTTCCCTCCAGAGCTTCTGCGGGAGGTAAgagatcttcttttttttttttcatatcacAATCacatcatgttttttttttaattctcacACTGACTTTGGTTATGGGAGAGTaatatgtgtatttttttttttacattgctCTTCCAAGTGCTAAGACTAgtttgagttttgttttttttttcctgttggATTCATTATTTTACACTTTTATGAAACAACTGTTTTGTCTGATAGCCAGCCCATACTTATTATTATGTCTGCGTTCTTCAactgttttttgttttggtggaGGAGTGGGCTACATTCTATTCCCATACTTCTCTGCCCCCTATCGCCCCACCAGCTATATTTCTCTtatgagaatttataaaatttaagattttagcAATTACTGGCGGCTAGACACACTTGAGTAGAGAGTCACAATATTACGCCACGTGCACTCTCTTTTTGTCCCCCAGGTGCGATATTTGCTCTTGGAGGAGCCAATGTCGTACACTGTGCCACTTCTTTGGGGTCCTTGCAAATTATTTGGCGTGCCCTTTTCGGTGGACCAAATATTTTGGTAAGGACTTTCATATTAACACCCAAAGCTCGTGGCAGAACCTTTTTGATGTTAATGATATTCATTTCACCCCCATTGAGTCTAGACACAAGTAGATTCTTCCTCCTGGGAGGATGATGCTTCATAGGCCGTGACTAACAGCTCTGCCTTATGTGTTGCTTTCTCTAAAGtgtattcttgttttttttttttcagttataCGGTGCAGGGTTCTCTGCTCCAAGTCCAATCCAAGCTCAGTCATGGCCAGTTGCGATGCAGAACAGAGACATTGTAGCCGTTGCTAAAACAGGCTCTGGGAAAACTCTCGGTTACTTGATTCCAGGCTTCATGCATCTCCAGCGTGTCCGCAATGACTCGAGAATGGGCCCAACGATCTTGGTGCTGTCACCTACTAGGGAGCTAGCCACACAGATCCAAGCCGAAGCTTTGAAGTTTGGGAAGTCGTCAAGAATCTCCTGTGCCGTAAGTCCATTGAATCTATAATACTGAAACTTGCTTATTTGAGAAATTACTTATTGAGTCGTTTCTGTGTAGTGTTTGTATGGTGGAGCACCAAAGGGTCCTCAGCTGAAGGAAATAGAGAGAGGTGTCGATATCGTCATTGCAACCCCCGGGAGATTAAATGATATCCTTGAGATGAAGAGAATCAGTCTTCACCAAGTGTCTTACCTTGTGCTGGACGAGGCTGATAGAATGCTGGACATGGGATTCGAGCCTCAGATCAGGAAGATTGTTAACGAGGTTCCCACTAAGCGTCAAACCCTCATGTACACAGCCACGTGGCCTAAAGAGGTCAGGAAAATCGCGTCTGATCTGCTTTCTAGCCCTGCGCAAGTCAACATCGGTAACGTCGATGAGCTCGTAGCCAACAAGTCTATTACTCAGGTTTGGACATGATACTGTTAAGACATAGTTACATGAATAGATCTGATGGTTtctttattttgaaacagaCTATTGAAGTGATACCACCGATGGAGAAACAACGAAGGTTGGAGCAGATACTGCGATCTCAGGAGCCAGGCTCCAAGATAATAATCTTCTGTTCGACCAAGAGGATGTGTGATACTCTCGCGAGGAACTTGACGCGGACGTTTGGAGCTAACGCTATACATGGAGACAAGTCTCAGCAAGAGCGAGATGATGTGCTGAATCAGTTTAGGAGTGGGAGGACTCCTGTTCTCGTTGCAACAGACGTAGCTGCTCGTGGACTCGATGTTAAAGACATCAGGGTGGTGGTGAACTATGATTTCCCAAATGGAGTTGAGGATTATGTTCATAGGATCGGAAGAACGGGAAGAGCTGGAGCGACCGGTTTAGCTTACACTTTCTTTGGGGACCAAGATGCAAAACATGCCTCGGATCTGATCAAGATCTTGGAAGGAGCAAGCCAGAAAGTCCCTCAGGAGGTCCGTGAGTTGGCTACTCGCGGTGGTGGTATGAACAAGTTCCGCCGCTGGGGTACACCttctggtggtggtggtggcggcggcGGCTATGGTGATTCTGGTTATGGTGGTCGTGGTGGTGGCCGTGGTGATTCCGGTTATGGTGGTCGTGGTGATTCTGGTTATGGAGGTCGAGGTGGTTCCAGTTATGGTGGTCGAGGTGATTCCGGTTATGGTGGTCGAGGTGATTCTGGTTATGGTGGGCGTGGTGGTTCCGGTTATGGTGGACGTGGTGGTGGTGATTCACGTGACAGGTAATAAATTCCCTTAGACTCATTGGGATCTCATAACTCTTGtaaatgaaattaatttttctttttttggtggTTTGAAGCAGTGGTCGTGGCTCAGGATGGGGAAGAGAGAGAAGCCGTAGTCCTGAGAGATTCAACAGAGCTGCTGCTGGACCGTCCACTTCCTCACCGCCTCGCAGCTTTCACGAGGCTATGATGATGAGACAGAAGTAACTTGTTGGGTTTTTTACCAGATAGGggataatatttagttatatgaaAGTGTGCCCCTTTCGGTTAATTATTCATTTTGTGTAGTGTGTGTGTTGGTGTAAAGTCGCTATAACTTTTAACACCACACACCAGTACAAGATacttctaatgttttttttttgttgttctacGGAGAAACCTTTTGtgtttatattattatcaaGACAAAAAATCTCGTTTATGGGCTCTTGTTCTTTGCTGATGGTGTTATAAGTTGGTTGTTCTTAGCTATAATGactgatattttgaaataacaaGCTTGTTTGGTTattgaatttataaattagtgaATATATGCACCAAAGAGATATAAAATCGTCTACTTATAAATACCTTGGGACTCTGTTTTGTCTACGTCCCTATGAAATTCTGATAATTGATAGAAAAATGTTACGATGTTTATAAGTTATTACATGAAGCCAAGGCAAtgttaaatcaaaataatcagaATTCAAAGAAAAACTAGACAGACATCTTTTAATTGCACACAGAGATTGTGAATAAGTTTGGTCGAGAACAAGCCCACTAATACTGATCATAATCGACCACATAAGTTCCTTGCACTAGTCCACAGAATTCGCATAAGGGCCTATTGATGATAGAACTTTACAAGCTTGAAAAAATGAAAGTTTTAATGAAATTTCTCACCTCCTCTCCCTCCATGGTTGATCACTAAACACGCCTGATACCCTTTATATAACCTCTCTTATATACTATTCGTTATTAGATTAGGTTAAAGACACTCATGAGTCAATGACTGAGCTCACATACTCTAATCCATTAACCCTAGTTTGGTTCAGTAGACTTCATAACTTCATATGTAACAACTAATATTAAAAACGTTTTAATGATCATCCACACGACATAGTTCATaacagaccaccacctaaacaaAAGAAGACCAGACCCCGCTACTTATATTAAACACACACTTATCCTCAGACGAGATGATATTGTGTTACGATAATAATAGAGTTCAAACTAAGTTTTATCCCAGAACCATCAAGATCTTCTCATCTCCATTGTTGTCACCATCAAGATCTTCTCATCTCCATTGTTGTCTCACGAACAACCTCCAGAATCCGACAATACTCAAAGAACAACGAAGACTGTTCACCTTCAAGACCACTCCTGTTTACTCTGTTACCACCCGCGAGGTTGTTACACGGACTACCTCCAATCACAAGGTCAAACCCACCAAACCGCTTCATCAACTCTATGATTTTGTCTCTAGTTAGGTCTTGCACGTCTTCAAACTCTATCAACACTCCTCTTTGGTTAGTTTGCTCCCAAAAGTCCCTCAAGATGTTTCTGTTTACTTCTGAAATCTCCACAGAGATGACTGTTTTCATCGGGATTTTGAGACGGTGAAGTGCCACTTCTCCACCACCAATACCCGTGAACAGTGAGAGAACATTAATACCGTCAGGAAACAAGGGTTTTAGGACAGACAAATGATATGCCACTGTGTCCACCTAAAAGAACAAGTTcaaacacaaaatatcaaaacataagCAAAACGCATTACATGTATGCAAATGCAAGGTCAAGTTACCTGAAAAGAATTGCCAAGTGACTTCAAACGATCGGTATTACTAATGCCACCACCTCGAGTATGATATTTTGGAAACCCAAGAAGAGACTCTATTTCATCTGCATCGAGTGGCGCCACTTTGTTTTTTCCCACCCATACAAGGTTCCACCTCCTACACTGCTCAATGACATACCTTTTTGTCGCCTCAGATGGTTCGCCAGTATGAGCTTCAAGTTCTAAGCGGATCCTCTTTGTTGTCTGAGCACTAGCATGAACGGTAAGTATGCAGTTCAGTTTGGTCCTTGTGTCCCATGCTGGCCACCATTTCCTAGTGTGCGGAAGCGCCTCTTGAATCGTTAGTTTTGGAGCAGGTTGAATCTGGTATCTGTTGCTGATGGGGAGGTTGTGCACATAGCCTCTCTTCCTCGCTGCCGCGCATATGAACTTGGAGTCCACAAACTCTGGTAGAACGTCATACAAATGACTTGAGATCGTCTCCCAAACGCCTGTAGGTGCACAAGCAACGTTTTCATAGTAGAAATACGGTGGGGCACGAGCTAGTGCTGGGAGAGATCTATGTGTGATGAACACCGCCTCATTTGGAACACCAAATCCTATCATTGGGTTTGGTAGGTGAAGCGGCTGGTTATTAGCGGATGGCCTAGGCTCCTTCCTCCTTTTCTTGATGTTCTGTCTAGGCTGCATACACAAAATCAAGGTTTAATATTGCTGGTTTCCAATGATAATGAACAACAAATCAACAAGTTCCCACAAAATCATCAACCTTTAACTACAACAACTTATGAAACGAATCAACTTGCAGGACAGACTTTTATAGGAGTTCTTTCTTAACCATACCTTTTGTTCTTCAGGGTCAATGTGAAACTCATCAAATTCTCTAGCTATATGAGCGGCACAAATAAAGTCCGCGAGGTCTGCAATGCTCACACTGTCTCCTGAAAATTTTCAGATAAGTTTAACGCAACCCTATATGAAAGATAAGTGACTGAGAAATAGCAACATGTAACCATACACCATACAAGTATAGGCTACGATAGATAAGCCTAAGCCATGTAAGTTTGTAACGCCTAAGTTTAAGGCAGCACCATATGATAGATAAGTGAGAGAGAAATAGAAACATGTAGCGCCTACACCATACAAGCAGAGTCTATGATATACATGTAACGCCTAAGTTTGAGGCAACACTAAATAATAGATAAGTGAGAGAGAAATAGAAACATGTAACACCTAGTCCATACAAGCATAGGCTATGATAGACAAGCCTAAACCATGTAACACATAAGTGTAAGGCACACAACACCATATGATAGATAAGTgagaaaaatagaaacatgtaaCGCCTACACCATACAAGCAGAGGCTATGGTTTCATTTAATCACAGTTTATGTCACTTCCTTGGGAAGAAACgtgaagaaaaaagaagcaaaagggAACCTTACCACATCTCTCTATAGCTAGAGAAGCTTCTAGCTCGGAGAAACCCATTTTCACCAAAGAACTCAATGGATTGCAGCTATCAAAGGAGTCTTGATCTTTCtgtaattgtttaaaaataaaaatagttattaaaGTGCATATAACCTATACATATATGCAAATAACACTGAGATACAATTATAAACTTGTTTTGTGTACTGCTAAATATACCTCGTTGTCTGAGCTCAACAAATCAGCGTATTTCATCTCATCATCACTATCTGACCAGTCCatgttatcttcttctttcattATAGGCAATGTATCTGCCTACAAaccaccaataaaatttaagatatttttgttaatatcagAAGACATGGTATCTTCATAATATCACCACTTACTTCAGAAGAGAGGAGTGCATTTGCTATCTCTTCCATGTTTTCTTCTCCTGCAAGATACAAAACAAATGTAAAGAAAGTCATAGAGTTTAACTTCATActttaaaagagagagagagataaatgTCTACCATGTTTATGTATGGCTTTGATAATTTTTTCCTCATCAAATCCCATGGCAAGGAAGTGATCGATAGTCTTAGACTTAGAAGAGCTAGGTTCACAGTTCATCTTCACAACATAATCATAGAGTAAATGAGAGAATACACTAAGACATGGACAAACTGTATATGACAAAGAAAGAACccatcaaaacaaaaat is a genomic window of Brassica napus cultivar Da-Ae chromosome A2, Da-Ae, whole genome shotgun sequence containing:
- the LOC106367212 gene encoding DEAD-box ATP-dependent RNA helicase 46 isoform X1; translation: MAATATASTIRYAPEDPNLPKPWKGLVDSRTGYLYFWNPETNVTQYERPPGLAPPKPSPAPPVSSSVQAQQQPSSGFSSGKDEDKYTKGSDGPKTDSGSRFSEASRSGPVNSSNAASGLGNASSGGSSAVVPPPSAAAIEKMSPEAYCRRHEITVTGGQVPPPLMSFEATGFPPELLRELYGAGFSAPSPIQAQSWPVAMQNRDIVAVAKTGSGKTLGYLIPGFMHLQRVRNDSRMGPTILVLSPTRELATQIQAEALKFGKSSRISCACLYGGAPKGPQLKEIERGVDIVIATPGRLNDILEMKRISLHQVSYLVLDEADRMLDMGFEPQIRKIVNEVPTKRQTLMYTATWPKEVRKIASDLLSSPAQVNIGNVDELVANKSITQTIEVIPPMEKQRRLEQILRSQEPGSKIIIFCSTKRMCDTLARNLTRTFGANAIHGDKSQQERDDVLNQFRSGRTPVLVATDVAARGLDVKDIRVVVNYDFPNGVEDYVHRIGRTGRAGATGLAYTFFGDQDAKHASDLIKILEGASQKVPQEVRELATRGGGMNKFRRWGTPSGGGGGGGGYGDSGYGGRGGGRGDSGYGGRGDSGYGGRGGSSYGGRGDSGYGGRGDSGYGGRGGSGYGGRGGGDSRDSSGRGSGWGRERSRSPERFNRAAAGPSTSSPPRSFHEAMMMRQK
- the LOC106367212 gene encoding DEAD-box ATP-dependent RNA helicase 46 isoform X2, which encodes MAATATASTIRYAPEDPNLPKPWKGLVDSRTGYLYFWNPETNVTQYERPPGLAPPKPSPAPPVSSSVQAQQQPSSGFSSGKDEDKYTKGSDGPKTDSGSRFSEASRSGPVNSSNAASGLGNASSGGSSAVVPPPSAAAIEKMSPEAYCRRHEITVTGGQVPPPLMSFEATGFPPELLRELYGAGFSAPSPIQAQSWPVAMQNRDIVAVAKTGSGKTLGYLIPGFMHLQRVRNDSRMGPTILVLSPTRELATQIQAEALKFGKSSRISCACLYGGAPKGPQLKEIERGVDIVIATPGRLNDILEMKRISLHQVSYLVLDEADRMLDMGFEPQIRKIVNEVPTKRQTLMYTATWPKEVRKIASDLLSSPAQVNIGNVDELVANKSITQTIEVIPPMEKQRRLEQILRSQEPGSKIIIFCSTKRMCDTLARNLTRTFGANAIHGDKSQQERDDVLNQFRSGRTPVLVATDVAARGLDVKDIRVVVNYDFPNGVEDYVHRIGRTGRAGATGLAYTFFGDQDAKHASDLIKILEGASQKVPQEVRELATRGGGMNKFRRWGTPSGGGGGGGGYGDSGYGGRGGGRGDSGYGGRGDSGYGGRGGSSYGGRGDSGYGGRGDSGYGGRGGSGYGGRGGGDSRDSGRGSGWGRERSRSPERFNRAAAGPSTSSPPRSFHEAMMMRQK
- the LOC106367211 gene encoding DNA (cytosine-5)-methyltransferase DRM2 isoform X1, giving the protein MVHYDYFHFVQNDDSAEWNTDDDLYFEIDNFQSSPKSSSPVVTSSDHMFATLVDMGFSDDVIDRAIQENGPNAETSAIIDTISKYSMNCEPSSSKSKTIDHFLAMGFDEEKIIKAIHKHGEENMEEIANALLSSEADTLPIMKEEDNMDWSDSDDEMKYADLLSSDNEKDQDSFDSCNPLSSLVKMGFSELEASLAIERCGDSVSIADLADFICAAHIAREFDEFHIDPEEQKPRQNIKKRRKEPRPSANNQPLHLPNPMIGFGVPNEAVFITHRSLPALARAPPYFYYENVACAPTGVWETISSHLYDVLPEFVDSKFICAAARKRGYVHNLPISNRYQIQPAPKLTIQEALPHTRKWWPAWDTRTKLNCILTVHASAQTTKRIRLELEAHTGEPSEATKRYVIEQCRRWNLVWVGKNKVAPLDADEIESLLGFPKYHTRGGGISNTDRLKSLGNSFQVDTVAYHLSVLKPLFPDGINVLSLFTGIGGGEVALHRLKIPMKTVISVEISEVNRNILRDFWEQTNQRGVLIEFEDVQDLTRDKIIELMKRFGGFDLVIGGSPCNNLAGGNRVNRSGLEGEQSSLFFEYCRILEVVRETTMEMRRS
- the LOC106367211 gene encoding DNA (cytosine-5)-methyltransferase DRM2 isoform X2 yields the protein MVQNDDSAEWNTDDDLYFEIDNFQSSPKSSSPVVTSSDHMFATLVDMGFSDDVIDRAIQENGPNAETSAIIDTISKYSMNCEPSSSKSKTIDHFLAMGFDEEKIIKAIHKHGEENMEEIANALLSSEADTLPIMKEEDNMDWSDSDDEMKYADLLSSDNEKDQDSFDSCNPLSSLVKMGFSELEASLAIERCGDSVSIADLADFICAAHIAREFDEFHIDPEEQKPRQNIKKRRKEPRPSANNQPLHLPNPMIGFGVPNEAVFITHRSLPALARAPPYFYYENVACAPTGVWETISSHLYDVLPEFVDSKFICAAARKRGYVHNLPISNRYQIQPAPKLTIQEALPHTRKWWPAWDTRTKLNCILTVHASAQTTKRIRLELEAHTGEPSEATKRYVIEQCRRWNLVWVGKNKVAPLDADEIESLLGFPKYHTRGGGISNTDRLKSLGNSFQVDTVAYHLSVLKPLFPDGINVLSLFTGIGGGEVALHRLKIPMKTVISVEISEVNRNILRDFWEQTNQRGVLIEFEDVQDLTRDKIIELMKRFGGFDLVIGGSPCNNLAGGNRVNRSGLEGEQSSLFFEYCRILEVVRETTMEMRRS